A genomic stretch from Thermomonospora umbrina includes:
- a CDS encoding alpha/beta hydrolase — protein MLSYPPQRKAVGLAIGAVLAAGLVAAPGPVHAAPAIAWKPCPAKDPIEGASLKGMECGTLAVPLDHDRPDGRRITLALTRVKHTGPKFRGAVLLNRGGPGAHGRDLPALFTKALPKEVAQTYDWIGFDPRGVAASDPSLVCDVTYMDPGRPRADSTPRDRKEEAAWRAKAKAFADDCAKKYGDVLPHMGTASSIRDLEAIRVALGRKQINYFGFSYGTYLGAAYATAHPDKVRRMVLDSVVRPSGVWYPSNLDQNVAFERRIQSFFGWVAANHSVFGLGTSAEAVEKAFYGAREALRSKPIGGKVGPTELDDVFLTDGYSTFRWRTHAQALADYVVRKDPKALGAQWQPPDRLGQNNYTMYAATQCRDAEWPRTWSVWHADSTRLYEAGNRFETWNNTWYNAPCAFWGVRGGPRPRVGDPKGPGMLLVQATEDAATPYPGALEMHGLFPASRLVVQRGGGNHGVSLAGDRCVDAAVLAYLRDAALPADQAGPDVVCQAPPPPKATVKTGPKTPAKSARRLPSGPVPIPANAPWPGTS, from the coding sequence GTGTTGAGCTATCCGCCACAGAGGAAGGCCGTCGGCCTGGCGATCGGCGCGGTCCTGGCGGCCGGCCTGGTCGCCGCCCCCGGCCCGGTCCACGCCGCGCCCGCCATCGCCTGGAAGCCGTGCCCCGCCAAGGACCCCATCGAGGGCGCCTCCCTCAAAGGGATGGAGTGCGGCACCCTGGCGGTGCCCCTCGACCACGACCGCCCCGACGGACGCCGGATCACCCTCGCCCTGACCCGGGTCAAGCACACCGGCCCGAAGTTCCGCGGGGCGGTCCTGCTCAACCGCGGCGGGCCCGGCGCGCACGGCCGCGACCTCCCCGCGCTGTTCACCAAGGCGCTGCCCAAGGAGGTCGCGCAGACGTACGACTGGATCGGCTTCGACCCGCGCGGCGTGGCGGCGTCGGACCCCTCGCTGGTCTGCGACGTGACGTACATGGACCCGGGCAGGCCGAGGGCCGACAGCACGCCGCGCGACCGCAAGGAGGAGGCGGCCTGGCGGGCCAAGGCCAAGGCGTTCGCCGACGACTGCGCCAAGAAGTACGGGGACGTGCTCCCCCACATGGGCACGGCGAGTTCGATCCGGGACCTGGAGGCCATCCGCGTCGCCCTCGGCCGCAAGCAGATCAACTACTTCGGCTTCTCGTACGGCACCTACCTGGGGGCGGCCTACGCGACGGCCCACCCCGACAAGGTGCGGCGGATGGTGCTCGACAGCGTGGTCCGGCCCAGCGGCGTCTGGTACCCCAGCAACCTCGACCAGAACGTGGCCTTCGAACGGCGGATCCAGTCCTTCTTCGGCTGGGTCGCCGCCAACCACTCCGTGTTCGGCCTGGGCACCAGCGCCGAGGCGGTCGAGAAGGCGTTCTACGGCGCCCGTGAGGCCCTGCGGAGCAAGCCGATCGGCGGGAAGGTCGGGCCCACCGAGCTGGACGACGTGTTCCTGACCGACGGCTACTCCACGTTCCGGTGGAGGACCCACGCGCAGGCGCTCGCCGACTACGTCGTCCGCAAGGACCCCAAGGCGCTCGGCGCCCAGTGGCAGCCGCCGGACCGGCTGGGCCAGAACAACTACACGATGTACGCCGCGACCCAGTGCCGCGACGCCGAGTGGCCCCGCACCTGGTCGGTCTGGCACGCCGACAGCACCCGGCTGTACGAGGCGGGCAACCGCTTCGAGACCTGGAACAACACCTGGTACAACGCCCCCTGCGCGTTCTGGGGCGTGCGGGGCGGGCCGCGTCCCCGCGTCGGCGACCCCAAGGGCCCGGGCATGCTGCTCGTCCAGGCCACAGAGGACGCCGCGACCCCGTACCCGGGGGCGCTGGAGATGCACGGGCTGTTCCCGGCGTCGCGGCTGGTGGTGCAGCGAGGCGGAGGCAACCACGGGGTGTCGCTGGCGGGCGACCGGTGCGTGGACGCCGCCGTCCTGGCGTACCTGCGGGACGCCGCGCTTCCCGCCGACCAGGCCGGGCCCGACGTGGTCTGCCAGGCCCCGCCGCCTCCCAAGGCGACCGTGAAGACGGGCCCGAAGACCCCGGCGAAGTCCGCGCGGCGTCTGCCGTCCGGGCCGGTGCCCATCCCCGCGAACGCGCCGTGGCCGGGGACGTCATAG
- a CDS encoding GNAT family N-acetyltransferase: MLGSMPVRVLDDRYRDRVLAILDADPVSNVFVSSRVHAVGLDPGRLGAQMWGYVRDGRLSSLCYSGANLIPIAADSEAVRAFAERARVQGRRCSSIVGQADAVTELWELLSPHWGNPRAVRAHQPVMSTSERSPIPPDPRVRRVRMDEFDIVYPACVSMFTEEVGVSPNTGDGGVLYRARVAELIRAGRSFARIENGRVLFKAEVGAATPYACQVQGVWVDPDLRGRGLSVIGMAALVNEALRTIAPTVSLYVNDYNTRARAAYRRVGFTEVDTFMSVLF; the protein is encoded by the coding sequence ATGCTGGGATCGATGCCGGTCCGAGTGCTGGACGACCGGTATCGGGACAGGGTCCTGGCGATCCTCGACGCCGACCCGGTGTCGAACGTGTTCGTCAGCTCCCGGGTGCACGCCGTCGGCCTCGACCCCGGCAGGCTCGGCGCCCAGATGTGGGGCTACGTCCGTGACGGGCGGCTGAGCTCGCTCTGCTACTCCGGCGCCAACCTCATCCCGATCGCCGCCGACTCCGAGGCGGTCCGCGCCTTCGCCGAACGGGCCCGCGTCCAGGGGCGGCGGTGCTCGTCGATCGTGGGGCAGGCCGACGCGGTGACGGAGCTGTGGGAGCTGCTGTCCCCGCATTGGGGGAACCCCCGTGCCGTCCGCGCCCACCAGCCGGTGATGTCCACGTCGGAACGGTCCCCGATCCCGCCCGATCCCCGGGTGCGGCGCGTGCGGATGGACGAGTTCGACATCGTCTACCCGGCCTGCGTGTCGATGTTCACCGAGGAGGTGGGCGTCTCGCCCAACACCGGTGACGGGGGAGTGCTCTACCGGGCGCGGGTGGCGGAGCTGATCCGGGCCGGGCGCTCGTTCGCCCGCATCGAGAACGGCCGGGTGCTGTTCAAGGCCGAGGTCGGCGCCGCGACCCCGTACGCCTGCCAGGTGCAGGGCGTGTGGGTCGACCCCGACCTGCGCGGCCGGGGCCTGTCGGTGATCGGCATGGCGGCGCTGGTGAACGAGGCCCTGCGCACGATCGCCCCGACGGTCTCGCTGTACGTCAACGACTACAACACCCGGGCCCGCGCCGCGTACCGCCGGGTGGGGTTCACCGAGGTCGACACGTTCATGTCGGTGCTGTTCTGA
- a CDS encoding DUF3037 domain-containing protein produces the protein MSTVFEYAVLRIVPRPERGEVMNVGVLVHCRAVDFLECRLHVDEERLRALDPALDLAGVRAALHAVARLCHGGDEAGQAGGESPGSRFRWLTAPRSTVVQPGPVHPGITDDPAAEVERLLDLLVR, from the coding sequence ATGAGCACGGTCTTCGAGTACGCGGTGCTGCGGATCGTTCCCCGGCCCGAGCGGGGCGAGGTCATGAACGTGGGTGTCCTGGTGCACTGCCGCGCCGTGGACTTCCTGGAGTGCCGGCTCCATGTGGACGAGGAGCGGCTGCGGGCGCTGGACCCGGCGCTCGACCTGGCCGGGGTGCGGGCGGCACTGCACGCGGTCGCGCGCCTCTGCCACGGCGGCGACGAGGCCGGTCAGGCGGGCGGCGAGTCGCCGGGCAGCCGGTTCCGCTGGCTGACCGCGCCGCGCAGCACCGTGGTGCAGCCCGGGCCGGTGCATCCGGGCATCACCGACGACCCGGCCGCGGAGGTCGAACGGCTGCTGGACCTGCTCGTGCGGTGA